One Hippoglossus hippoglossus isolate fHipHip1 chromosome 5, fHipHip1.pri, whole genome shotgun sequence genomic window carries:
- the LOC117761239 gene encoding palmitoyltransferase ZDHHC23-like, translating to MKWEKLKPPEPDDPMCCCECDIYQYGRCCDCEDLEEAFNRWLRHKPPHSGCHSPVLGALIDNLEISTIPALVLLPLLLRAAALHYLLGIIILTALPSLVLWYYYATHRKRRRTLFFLTLALFSLAYMYYLFITEILPRGDVSHLQLCTVTAGMILTIGSLIHTKRGPGFHTTSYHSQSEEVNKDSTHLNGSIQSAASSSSPPALTEKWSRCSVCKTMRPPRAGHCRTCGSCVKRLDHHCVWWVGFDIITSLYFFELYIHTTS from the exons atgaaatgggagaagttaaagcctccggagccagatgatcccatgtgctgctgcgagtgtgatatctaccagtacggacgctgctgtgactgtgaagatcTGGAAGAGGCCTTTAACAG GTGGCTGAGACACAAACCCCCTCACAGCGGATGTCACTCTCCTGTTCTCGGGGCCCTGATTGACAACCTGGAGATCTCCACGATCCcggccctggtgctgctgcctctgctgctccgggCCGCAGCGCTGCACTACCTGCTGGGCATCATCATCCTGACAGCTCTGCCCAGCCTGGTCCTCTGGTACTACTACGCCACGCACCGCAAGAGGAGAcgcaccctcttcttccttaCTCTGGCGCTGTTCTCTCTGGCCTACATGTattacctcttcatcacagagattcTACCGCGTGGGGACGTCAGccatctgcagctgtgcactgtgACTGCTGGGATGATCCTCACCATCGGATCTCTCATTCACACCAAGAGAGGCCCAGGGTTTCACACCACCTCCTATCACAGCCAGAGTGAGGAGGTTAACAAGGACTCTACACATCTTAATGGATCCATCCAAtcagcggcctcctcctcctctcctcctgccctgacagaaaagtggagcagatgctctgtgtgcaaaacaatgcGACCCCCGCGGGCCGGACACTGTCGAACCTGTGGATCCTGCGTCAAGCGTCTGGACCACCACTGTGTCTGGTGGGTTGGATTTGATATTATAACATCTTTATACTTCTTTGAATTGTACATTCACACCACatcatga